One Candidatus Lernaella stagnicola DNA window includes the following coding sequences:
- a CDS encoding PaeR7I family type II restriction endonuclease: MTRFLSNAWVKENVEEAVRYFWETRTGQANRSKRDQGNRKAATGGKHLWRFSEIFQEVALGSGYTDDHVFLTPKKKRILPGYFRPTKDWDFLVVKNGRLIAAIEMKSHIGPSFGNNFNNRAEEALGNAVDFWTAYREKVFGLQPSPWLGYVMLLEDHEKARRPTKTETFHFPVLPELDRASYAKRYSELCSRLILERKYSAAALLVAPKHSPGEYSEPSDELSIKRFLKSFRAHLRANISS, translated from the coding sequence ATGACACGTTTCTTGTCAAACGCTTGGGTCAAGGAAAACGTCGAGGAAGCTGTGCGCTATTTCTGGGAAACAAGAACGGGCCAAGCAAACAGGTCGAAACGGGACCAAGGGAATCGAAAAGCGGCAACAGGAGGAAAGCATCTTTGGCGTTTTTCGGAGATCTTTCAGGAGGTCGCTTTAGGGTCCGGTTATACGGACGACCATGTTTTTCTTACGCCGAAAAAAAAGAGGATACTTCCGGGGTATTTTCGTCCCACGAAGGATTGGGACTTCTTGGTCGTTAAAAACGGGAGACTCATTGCGGCGATCGAAATGAAATCGCATATTGGGCCGTCTTTCGGAAACAACTTCAACAACAGAGCCGAAGAAGCACTTGGAAATGCGGTGGACTTTTGGACCGCTTATCGGGAAAAGGTCTTCGGTCTGCAACCGAGCCCTTGGCTTGGATATGTCATGTTGTTGGAAGACCATGAGAAAGCAAGGAGGCCAACAAAGACGGAAACCTTCCACTTCCCCGTCCTTCCGGAACTGGATCGGGCATCTTATGCGAAACGTTATTCTGAACTCTGCTCGCGCCTTATCTTAGAGCGGAAATACAGCGCAGCCGCGTTGTTGGTAGCCCCAAAGCACAGCCCCGGCGAGTATTCGGAACCCAGCGATGAGCTGTCAATCAAACGATTCCTCAAGTCTTTTCGCGCTCATTTGCGAGCTAATATCAGCAGTTAG